In Arthrobacter alpinus, a single window of DNA contains:
- a CDS encoding cysteine desulfurase family protein — protein sequence MPVYLDHAATTPISAPALAALTSVIAHSGNPSSLHGAGRRARATVEASRETLAQAAGAHPTEVIFTSGGTEADNLAVKGLFWSRNAADPARTRILVSSVEHAAVQDTVEWLDKHEGAEAIWLPVDAAGILDLAALENELADGGADSVALLTCMWANNEVGTVQPIAEIVTLASRYGIPVHSDAVQAFGSIPVNFKESGLAAMSISGHKIGGPVGVGALLLGRAVKLTPVQHGGGQERSVRSGTLDTAGIAAFAAAAQDVTSNLASEHARISGLRDAIIAAVRELVPEAVLRGVDPAGNPDGRLPGNAHFTFPGCEGDSLLFLLDMAGIESSTGSACTAGVPRPSHVLLAMGLDEDTARGAQRFSLGHTSSEKDVEAFVAALPQAHARAKAAGMAGHQSSIQTASTQ from the coding sequence GTGCCCGTGTATCTAGATCACGCGGCGACCACGCCTATTTCGGCCCCGGCCCTCGCCGCACTCACCTCCGTTATTGCCCATAGCGGCAATCCGTCGTCCCTGCATGGTGCCGGCCGCCGTGCCCGTGCCACGGTGGAAGCTTCGCGCGAGACGTTGGCGCAGGCCGCTGGCGCCCACCCCACCGAGGTCATATTCACCTCCGGCGGAACCGAGGCGGACAACCTTGCCGTCAAGGGCCTTTTTTGGTCCCGCAATGCCGCCGATCCTGCACGTACCCGTATCTTGGTCTCCAGTGTGGAGCATGCGGCGGTGCAGGACACCGTCGAATGGCTGGATAAGCACGAGGGCGCCGAGGCGATCTGGCTGCCCGTCGACGCCGCCGGAATCCTTGACCTGGCCGCACTGGAAAATGAATTGGCCGACGGCGGAGCCGACTCGGTCGCACTTCTCACCTGCATGTGGGCCAACAACGAAGTCGGAACTGTCCAGCCCATCGCCGAGATCGTGACCCTTGCGAGCCGTTATGGCATCCCCGTCCACTCCGACGCCGTCCAGGCCTTCGGCTCCATCCCAGTGAACTTCAAGGAATCCGGTCTGGCTGCGATGTCCATCAGCGGGCACAAGATCGGCGGACCTGTTGGCGTTGGGGCGCTGCTACTGGGCCGCGCCGTGAAGCTAACGCCGGTGCAGCACGGAGGCGGGCAGGAACGCTCTGTTCGCTCCGGCACCTTGGACACCGCCGGCATTGCAGCCTTCGCAGCAGCCGCCCAAGACGTCACCAGCAACCTTGCCTCGGAGCATGCCAGAATTTCCGGGCTCCGTGACGCCATCATCGCCGCAGTTCGCGAATTGGTTCCCGAAGCCGTCCTCCGCGGCGTCGACCCGGCCGGCAACCCGGACGGTCGTCTTCCTGGCAACGCCCATTTCACCTTCCCCGGCTGCGAGGGAGATTCCCTCCTGTTCTTGCTGGACATGGCTGGCATTGAATCCTCCACAGGTTCCGCTTGCACCGCCGGAGTGCCCCGCCCTTCCCACGTCCTCTTGGCCATGGGACTGGACGAAGACACGGCACGTGGCGCACAACGCTTTAGTTTGGGGCATACATCCAGCGAGAAAGACGTTGAAGCCTTTGTGGCCGCGTTGCCGCAAGCACACGCGCGCGCAAAAGCAGCTGGCATGGCCGGGCATCAATCGTCCATCCAAACCGCGAGCACACAGTAG
- a CDS encoding S8 family serine peptidase gives MHKAFFRRTTAAALCAVALAATTLIGGSAMAAPPANQSTPVEFPAADGQLMSYVVNAKAANANKTKDAVKAVEAAGGVAVQQWPEIGVVIVQSDRANFRKDVLKFGKSAVESVGATRTITVAEGTPDGIATPWQKAPALRSKQLANTDLLYGDATFDGAAADPREGEQWSQVQIKSDQAHQITDGSPDVLVGVLDSGIDPNHPDLAANIDVANSVNCTDAGRPDTSPTGWFPTTSSHGTHVAGIIGAARNGVGIVGVAPNARMASVKVVNDAGSIYPEYAICGFMWAGMKGMDVTNNSYYIDPMQFWCGDQPDQKAVLDAVERAVKWSTKQGVVHAAAAGNASYDLANKTTDNVSPNDVAGIERQINNGCKDIPTEMEGVVTVASTDQAGKLSSFSNRGLNVIDVAAPGSRILSTLPNNTYGLLSGTSMASPQVAGVLALMKSAHPGWKPNQLISELRKQSEDHVCMPSATPTGSECTGSVRNNSYYGEGIVDALQAVL, from the coding sequence ATGCACAAAGCATTTTTCCGCCGCACCACGGCTGCTGCCCTGTGCGCAGTGGCCCTGGCTGCAACCACATTGATCGGCGGCAGCGCCATGGCCGCGCCGCCGGCCAACCAGTCCACACCCGTTGAATTTCCCGCAGCAGACGGCCAACTTATGAGCTACGTGGTCAACGCAAAGGCCGCCAACGCCAACAAGACCAAGGACGCGGTGAAGGCCGTTGAGGCAGCCGGCGGCGTCGCGGTCCAGCAATGGCCCGAGATCGGTGTGGTCATTGTTCAATCGGATCGAGCCAACTTCCGCAAGGACGTCCTGAAGTTCGGAAAATCAGCCGTGGAGTCGGTGGGCGCAACCCGCACCATCACCGTGGCCGAGGGTACCCCCGACGGCATTGCCACCCCGTGGCAGAAGGCCCCGGCCCTGCGCAGCAAGCAACTTGCCAACACCGATCTGCTCTACGGAGACGCCACGTTCGACGGCGCTGCAGCAGATCCGCGCGAAGGCGAGCAGTGGAGCCAGGTTCAGATCAAGTCAGACCAGGCGCACCAAATCACAGACGGTTCACCCGATGTCCTGGTTGGCGTTTTGGACAGCGGCATCGATCCGAACCACCCGGACCTTGCGGCCAATATTGACGTTGCCAACTCGGTCAACTGCACCGATGCCGGACGGCCGGACACCTCGCCCACAGGCTGGTTCCCCACCACGTCATCCCATGGAACCCATGTCGCCGGGATCATCGGCGCGGCCCGCAACGGTGTTGGCATTGTCGGCGTGGCACCCAACGCGCGGATGGCTTCGGTGAAGGTGGTCAACGACGCCGGTTCGATCTATCCGGAATACGCCATCTGCGGCTTCATGTGGGCGGGCATGAAGGGCATGGATGTCACCAACAACAGCTACTACATTGACCCCATGCAGTTCTGGTGCGGCGATCAGCCCGATCAGAAGGCAGTCCTCGACGCCGTTGAGCGTGCCGTGAAGTGGTCAACAAAGCAGGGCGTTGTTCACGCGGCCGCTGCCGGAAATGCCTCTTACGACCTGGCTAACAAGACCACCGATAACGTCAGCCCGAACGACGTGGCCGGTATTGAGCGCCAGATCAACAATGGTTGCAAGGACATTCCCACCGAGATGGAAGGCGTGGTGACCGTGGCTTCCACGGATCAAGCCGGAAAGCTCTCCTCCTTCTCCAACCGCGGCCTGAACGTGATTGACGTAGCGGCGCCCGGATCCCGCATCCTGTCCACGCTGCCGAACAACACCTACGGTCTGCTCAGCGGCACCTCAATGGCTTCACCACAGGTTGCCGGCGTGCTGGCCCTGATGAAGTCCGCACACCCAGGGTGGAAGCCCAATCAGTTGATCTCCGAGCTGCGCAAGCAATCCGAGGATCACGTGTGCATGCCTTCGGCGACACCCACCGGCTCCGAATGCACCGGTTCCGTGCGTAACAACAGCTACTACGGTGAGGGCATTGTGGACGCCTTGCAGGCAGTCCTCTAA
- the mnmA gene encoding tRNA 2-thiouridine(34) synthase MnmA, with the protein MRVLAAMSGGVDSAVAAARAVDAGHDVVGVHLALSRMPGTLRTGSRGCCTVEDSNDAWRACDLLGIPYYVWDFSERFKEDVVQDFIDEYAAGRTPNPCMRCNERIKFAALLEKAIALGFDAVCTGHYAKVITDTDGNPELHRAADWAKDQSYVLGVLTHEQLKHSMFPLADTPSKAEVRAEAEARGLSVAKKPDSHDICFIPDGDTAGWLAEKIEMTDGEIVDESGARVGGHTGSNQFTVGQRRGLKLGTPAADGKPRFVLEIRPKENKVIVGPHALLAIDEIKGIKVSWAGLPIAEVATGAEFDCYAQVRAHGDPVPARAYVTEATDDGVSRQLLNVTLVEPLRGVAPGQTIVLYQGSRVLGQATIDTARSLARPELP; encoded by the coding sequence ATGCGAGTATTGGCCGCAATGAGTGGTGGAGTTGACTCTGCCGTCGCCGCAGCCCGCGCGGTGGATGCCGGGCACGACGTCGTCGGCGTTCACCTGGCGCTCTCCCGCATGCCCGGAACCCTGCGCACCGGCAGCCGTGGCTGTTGCACCGTGGAGGATTCCAATGACGCGTGGCGAGCCTGCGATCTGCTTGGCATTCCGTACTACGTGTGGGACTTCTCCGAACGGTTCAAGGAGGATGTGGTCCAGGACTTCATCGACGAATACGCCGCGGGACGCACACCCAATCCGTGCATGCGCTGCAATGAGCGGATCAAGTTTGCGGCCCTGCTGGAGAAGGCCATCGCCCTGGGCTTCGACGCCGTCTGCACGGGCCACTATGCCAAGGTCATCACCGACACCGACGGCAACCCGGAGCTGCACCGCGCCGCTGACTGGGCCAAGGACCAGAGCTACGTGTTGGGTGTGTTGACCCATGAGCAGCTCAAGCACTCCATGTTCCCGCTGGCCGACACGCCGTCCAAGGCTGAGGTTCGCGCCGAGGCGGAAGCCCGCGGCCTGTCGGTGGCCAAGAAGCCCGACAGCCACGACATCTGCTTCATTCCCGACGGTGACACGGCGGGTTGGTTGGCCGAGAAGATTGAGATGACCGACGGCGAGATCGTCGACGAAAGCGGCGCACGCGTTGGCGGGCATACGGGCTCCAACCAGTTCACGGTGGGCCAGCGCCGCGGCCTGAAGCTCGGCACCCCGGCAGCCGACGGCAAGCCACGCTTTGTGTTGGAGATTCGCCCCAAGGAAAACAAGGTCATCGTCGGCCCGCACGCACTGTTGGCCATCGACGAGATCAAGGGCATCAAGGTCTCTTGGGCCGGGTTGCCCATCGCCGAGGTCGCCACCGGTGCCGAGTTCGACTGCTACGCCCAGGTCCGTGCGCACGGCGACCCCGTCCCGGCACGCGCATATGTCACGGAGGCAACGGACGACGGTGTTTCCCGCCAGCTCCTCAATGTCACCTTGGTGGAGCCGCTGCGCGGCGTGGCGCCCGGACAGACCATCGTCTTGTACCAGGGATCCCGCGTACTCGGGCAGGCAACGATCGACACGGCACGTTCCCTGGCACGCCCCGAACTCCCGTAA
- a CDS encoding helix-turn-helix transcriptional regulator, producing MRKRLFELVRLSDHALSRDDCAQELDLPKSTVRVHLDRLVHEQLLLVEFRKVGERTGPGSGRPTKLYTAARHEVGASVPPRHYDLVAQLLAAAVHRSIDGPVGIEQALAEVARDEGRRLGEQSGSIHELLVSTGYDPQPDGEGGTVMANCPFHRLSLEHAGVVCSLNGALLRGALDGCGDSRHDLAPDPEVSHCCARLIQKEL from the coding sequence GTGCGTAAGCGATTGTTTGAGTTGGTGCGTCTCTCGGACCATGCACTGAGCCGAGATGACTGCGCCCAAGAGCTTGACCTGCCCAAGAGCACGGTCCGAGTCCACCTTGACCGCTTGGTGCACGAACAGCTTTTGCTGGTGGAGTTTCGCAAGGTCGGGGAGCGAACAGGCCCCGGCTCCGGCCGTCCCACCAAGTTGTATACCGCCGCGCGCCATGAGGTCGGTGCCTCCGTGCCGCCGAGACACTACGACCTGGTCGCGCAATTGCTTGCGGCTGCCGTTCACCGCTCAATTGACGGACCGGTGGGCATTGAGCAAGCCTTGGCGGAGGTGGCCCGTGATGAAGGCAGGCGTCTGGGGGAGCAGTCCGGGAGCATTCACGAGCTCCTAGTCAGTACCGGCTACGATCCCCAACCTGATGGTGAGGGCGGCACCGTCATGGCCAACTGCCCCTTCCACAGGCTCTCGCTGGAGCATGCGGGTGTGGTGTGTTCACTCAACGGGGCGCTGCTTCGTGGCGCCCTTGACGGATGTGGCGATTCACGCCATGACCTCGCACCGGATCCCGAAGTTTCCCACTGCTGTGCCCGGCTGATTCAAAAGGAACTTTAA
- a CDS encoding ABC transporter permease, translated as METKKSLFSRLPIVSQLKKSMGLQRGMLVAGIVMTLIFLLTAALAPLLAPYSASERFDATQAPPSSDHLWGTTAGGYDVFSRTIWGAQTAFLVIVVAVALSIFLGVILGLLSGYIGGWLDRILVVVADAIYAFPTLLLAMVMSIAISQGRSDMWSGIFSAAISITVVFIPQYFRVIRAETIRLKAEPFVESAIVVGASSVRIMARHIYKNATRTLPLIFTLNASEAILTLAGLGFLGFGIEPSSAAEWGYDLNHAQSDATSGIWWTGVFPGAAIVLTVLGLTLLGESMNDLNDPRLRGRKRVQKKARKNNGKNKKELVDA; from the coding sequence ATGGAGACGAAGAAGTCGCTGTTTAGCCGCCTGCCCATCGTTTCCCAGCTCAAGAAAAGCATGGGACTCCAACGCGGAATGCTCGTGGCCGGCATCGTCATGACCCTGATTTTCCTGTTGACCGCAGCCCTTGCCCCGTTGCTTGCGCCCTACAGCGCAAGCGAACGCTTCGATGCAACTCAGGCACCGCCGTCGTCCGACCACCTCTGGGGAACCACAGCGGGAGGTTACGATGTCTTCTCCCGCACCATCTGGGGCGCCCAAACCGCGTTCTTGGTGATTGTGGTGGCCGTGGCCCTCTCAATCTTCCTTGGCGTCATCCTTGGCTTGCTCTCCGGATACATTGGAGGGTGGCTCGACCGGATCCTGGTGGTCGTGGCCGATGCCATCTACGCCTTTCCCACGTTGTTGTTGGCAATGGTGATGTCCATTGCCATCAGCCAGGGACGCTCCGACATGTGGTCGGGTATCTTCTCCGCGGCGATCTCCATCACCGTCGTATTCATCCCGCAGTACTTCCGCGTGATCCGGGCCGAAACCATCCGCCTGAAGGCTGAACCATTTGTGGAATCGGCCATTGTGGTGGGTGCCTCGAGCGTGCGGATCATGGCCAGGCACATCTACAAGAATGCCACTCGTACGCTGCCCCTGATCTTCACACTCAATGCCTCCGAGGCCATCTTGACGTTGGCGGGCCTGGGATTCCTGGGCTTTGGCATTGAGCCATCATCGGCCGCTGAATGGGGTTACGACCTCAACCATGCACAGTCCGATGCCACCTCCGGAATTTGGTGGACGGGTGTGTTCCCTGGTGCTGCGATCGTGCTCACGGTGCTGGGCCTGACCCTTTTGGGCGAATCCATGAATGACCTCAACGATCCGCGGCTTCGCGGGCGCAAACGGGTGCAGAAAAAGGCCCGCAAAAACAACGGCAAGAACAAGAAGGAGTTGGTGGACGCATGA
- a CDS encoding ABC transporter permease: MTALIDLPVEDPAARVPKRKNKSGGSLGKYLAIRFVLIFPTIFILVTMVFFLMRLTGDPISAALGDRLPPDQLAIRVHEAGYDRPLFVQYLEYLGQIATGNFGRTISDNLLISDMLASYGTATLELAINSLVVALAIGIPVGMLAAYKRDKWQDAISRVLAIAFYATPVFFAGLLLKLVFAVWLGWLPVAGRAYITTEIAMTQLEAPTGIYWLDALRSGNMNAFWDVVQHSILPAVALGLLTAGIFLRLVRTNVIGTLSKDYVEAGRSRGVSEYRLLTKHAYKPALIPIITVMGLQIALLLGGAVLTETTFEWKGLGFQLAHYLTARDFVAVQGIVALLAVIVAFTNFIVDVIAALIDPRVRY, translated from the coding sequence ATGACCGCATTGATTGACCTGCCGGTGGAAGACCCCGCCGCTCGGGTGCCCAAACGCAAGAACAAGTCCGGCGGCAGCCTGGGCAAATACCTTGCCATCCGCTTTGTTTTGATTTTCCCCACGATCTTCATCCTCGTCACCATGGTGTTCTTCCTGATGCGGCTCACCGGCGATCCCATTTCGGCGGCGCTAGGGGACAGGCTCCCGCCCGACCAACTGGCCATCCGAGTTCACGAGGCCGGCTATGACAGGCCACTTTTCGTCCAGTATCTGGAGTACCTCGGCCAAATTGCCACCGGCAATTTTGGGCGCACCATCTCCGACAATCTCTTGATCTCGGACATGCTGGCCAGCTACGGCACTGCCACTTTGGAACTGGCAATCAACTCCCTGGTTGTGGCCCTGGCGATCGGAATCCCGGTGGGCATGTTGGCCGCTTACAAGCGGGACAAGTGGCAAGATGCCATCTCCCGCGTACTTGCCATTGCCTTTTACGCAACACCCGTGTTTTTTGCCGGGCTGCTGCTGAAGCTGGTTTTCGCTGTCTGGTTGGGCTGGTTGCCCGTGGCCGGACGCGCCTACATCACCACCGAAATCGCCATGACGCAACTCGAGGCGCCCACCGGAATCTACTGGCTGGATGCGTTGCGCAGTGGCAATATGAACGCTTTTTGGGACGTTGTCCAACACTCGATTCTGCCCGCTGTAGCCCTCGGTCTGCTCACCGCCGGGATCTTCCTGCGCCTGGTCCGCACCAATGTGATTGGCACACTGAGCAAGGACTATGTTGAGGCCGGGCGTTCACGCGGTGTCAGCGAATACCGCCTCCTGACCAAGCATGCCTACAAGCCGGCGTTGATTCCCATCATCACTGTCATGGGCCTGCAGATCGCGCTATTGCTCGGTGGCGCCGTCCTGACCGAGACAACCTTTGAATGGAAAGGGCTCGGATTCCAGCTGGCTCACTACCTGACTGCGCGTGACTTTGTTGCTGTGCAAGGCATCGTGGCATTGCTCGCCGTTATTGTGGCCTTCACCAACTTCATAGTTGATGTCATCGCAGCACTGATCGACCCGAGGGTGAGGTACTAA
- the folE gene encoding GTP cyclohydrolase I, translated as MSISSAPPPELLDFEDPLTGDSPIDLPRAQAAVAELLRALGRDDNDPHLRDTPRRVAAAYAQMLTPRETSWTTFPNDDGYQGLVLVKDIPFNSLCQHHLLPFRGVAHVGYLPGERLFGLSKLARGVELFARDLQVQERLTQQLANWLEDTLSPRGVGVVMEAEHMCMSLRGVQTAGTLTRTSVFTGLLSDAGPLREQFPH; from the coding sequence ATGTCTATCTCCAGTGCACCACCGCCGGAGCTGCTCGACTTCGAGGATCCGCTAACCGGGGATTCCCCGATTGATCTCCCCCGCGCGCAGGCAGCCGTCGCTGAGCTGCTTCGAGCGCTGGGCCGCGATGACAACGATCCGCATTTGCGTGACACTCCCCGACGCGTGGCAGCCGCCTATGCCCAGATGCTCACCCCGCGTGAGACGTCGTGGACCACTTTCCCCAACGACGACGGTTATCAGGGCCTGGTGTTGGTCAAGGACATCCCTTTCAATTCCCTCTGCCAGCACCACCTGCTGCCGTTCCGTGGCGTGGCCCATGTGGGCTATTTGCCCGGCGAGCGACTCTTTGGCCTGTCCAAGCTGGCCCGCGGCGTGGAATTGTTCGCCCGCGATCTGCAGGTTCAGGAACGGCTTACGCAGCAACTCGCGAACTGGCTCGAGGACACCCTGTCCCCACGCGGCGTTGGTGTCGTCATGGAGGCCGAGCACATGTGCATGTCGCTGCGAGGCGTTCAGACGGCCGGGACATTGACCCGCACCTCGGTCTTTACCGGTCTGCTGTCTGACGCCGGCCCCTTGCGTGAGCAGTTCCCGCACTGA
- a CDS encoding TIGR03086 family metal-binding protein: MPPHTIPNPLQFLGNALNQCSEVISSIAASQATWPTPCADWSVQDLLHHLVVQDLHNYTVMARGHHIDPMASTATVGADWSTRFSDGAALLMRAWSTADLSAQVALPGGGEAPLRSRIGLQIAEFTVHSWDLAKATGVPVILDPVLADQSLAWSQRMMKPEYRGLDRGIGPEVQVPLASDAYTKLAGWFGRNPHFQPGPRAASLR; this comes from the coding sequence ATGCCCCCGCACACAATTCCCAATCCACTCCAATTTCTCGGCAATGCACTTAATCAGTGCTCTGAAGTTATTAGCTCCATTGCTGCAAGCCAGGCAACCTGGCCAACCCCTTGTGCAGATTGGAGCGTTCAAGACCTCCTGCATCACCTGGTGGTCCAGGATTTGCATAACTACACCGTGATGGCCCGCGGTCACCATATTGACCCGATGGCATCGACGGCAACAGTGGGTGCGGACTGGTCAACGCGATTCAGCGATGGTGCAGCCCTGCTGATGCGAGCCTGGTCAACCGCTGATCTCAGTGCCCAGGTTGCCCTGCCTGGTGGGGGGGAGGCGCCACTGCGCAGCCGCATCGGTCTGCAAATCGCCGAGTTCACCGTTCACTCATGGGACTTGGCCAAAGCTACCGGTGTGCCCGTCATCTTGGATCCGGTGCTGGCCGATCAATCACTGGCATGGTCCCAGCGCATGATGAAACCCGAATATCGAGGTCTTGATCGCGGCATTGGCCCGGAGGTTCAGGTGCCCCTCGCCTCGGACGCCTACACCAAGCTCGCCGGGTGGTTTGGGCGCAATCCGCATTTCCAGCCTGGACCGCGTGCGGCATCACTTAGATAA
- a CDS encoding ABC transporter substrate-binding protein translates to MAKNMFGFKSVIALAGVSVLAMTACTGPAGDGGTESGGATGAPVVVGTTDKTTFLDPAGSYDNGSFMVMNQIYPFVLNSAPGSADPKPDIAESAEFTSPTEYTVKLKAGLKWANGTELDSKDVKFSFDRQLKINDPKGPASLLGNLASVEAPDATTVVFKLKVGNDQTFLQVLTSPAGPIVDDSVFSADAVTTDEDIVAGKSFAGQFTIDSFKKNELISFKKYPDYKGLLGAPKSDSVTIKYYADSNNLKLDVQKGNIDVAWRSLTATDIDSLKSDKNVKVDVGPGGEIRYIVFNFDTMPFGTKTENADAAKSLAVRQAMANSIDRAKIADQVYKGTYLPLYSPVPAGFTGAIEPLKAEYGDGNGAPDVAKATKALADAGVETPVTLDLQYNPDHYGSSSGDEYAAIKAQLEATKLFKVNLQSTEWVSYSDQRVKDVYPMYQLGWFPDYSDADNYLTPFFSKNNFLSNHYDNPDVQKMITDQVTTTDAAARTKLLEEIQTAEAKDLSTLPLLQGAQVAVSSVSVKGTADTLDASFKFRLGVLSK, encoded by the coding sequence ATGGCTAAGAATATGTTTGGGTTCAAGTCGGTTATTGCCCTCGCGGGCGTCTCCGTCTTGGCCATGACCGCATGCACGGGCCCCGCAGGCGACGGCGGTACCGAAAGCGGTGGCGCCACAGGCGCACCGGTTGTTGTTGGTACGACCGACAAGACCACCTTTCTGGATCCGGCTGGTTCCTACGACAACGGTTCCTTCATGGTCATGAACCAGATCTACCCGTTTGTGCTGAACTCAGCACCGGGCAGCGCCGATCCCAAGCCGGACATTGCCGAGTCGGCCGAGTTCACTTCACCCACCGAATACACGGTCAAGCTCAAGGCCGGATTGAAGTGGGCCAACGGCACGGAACTCGATTCCAAGGACGTGAAATTCTCTTTCGATCGTCAGCTCAAGATCAACGACCCCAAGGGCCCGGCCTCACTCTTGGGCAACCTGGCCAGCGTTGAGGCCCCCGATGCCACCACTGTGGTCTTCAAGCTCAAGGTTGGCAACGACCAGACATTCCTGCAGGTACTGACAAGCCCGGCAGGGCCCATCGTTGACGATTCGGTTTTCAGCGCCGATGCCGTCACCACGGATGAAGACATTGTCGCGGGAAAATCCTTCGCAGGACAGTTCACGATTGATTCGTTCAAGAAGAACGAGCTCATCTCCTTCAAGAAATACCCGGATTACAAGGGCCTGTTGGGTGCGCCCAAGTCGGATTCTGTCACCATCAAGTACTACGCAGATTCCAACAACCTGAAACTGGACGTTCAGAAGGGCAACATCGACGTCGCATGGCGCAGCCTGACCGCAACTGACATCGACAGCCTCAAGTCCGACAAGAACGTCAAGGTAGATGTGGGACCCGGTGGCGAGATCCGCTACATTGTCTTCAACTTCGACACCATGCCGTTTGGCACCAAGACCGAAAACGCTGACGCAGCCAAGTCGCTGGCAGTACGCCAGGCAATGGCGAACTCCATTGACCGGGCCAAGATTGCAGACCAGGTCTACAAGGGCACCTATCTGCCGCTGTACTCGCCGGTCCCCGCCGGATTCACCGGAGCCATTGAGCCGCTGAAGGCCGAATACGGTGACGGCAATGGCGCACCAGATGTTGCCAAGGCAACCAAGGCGCTGGCCGATGCCGGTGTGGAAACACCCGTAACCCTTGACCTGCAGTACAATCCGGATCACTACGGCTCCTCTTCAGGTGATGAGTATGCCGCAATCAAGGCACAACTGGAAGCAACCAAGCTGTTCAAGGTGAACCTGCAGTCCACCGAATGGGTTTCCTACTCGGATCAGCGTGTCAAGGATGTGTACCCCATGTACCAGTTGGGTTGGTTCCCCGACTACTCCGATGCCGATAACTACCTGACACCGTTCTTCAGCAAGAACAACTTCCTGAGCAACCACTACGACAACCCCGATGTCCAAAAGATGATCACCGACCAGGTGACCACAACAGACGCTGCGGCCCGTACCAAGTTGCTCGAAGAGATTCAGACGGCCGAAGCCAAGGACCTCTCCACCCTGCCGTTGCTGCAGGGAGCCCAGGTTGCTGTTTCCAGCGTCAGTGTCAAAGGCACGGCGGACACCCTGGATGCATCGTTCAAGTTCCGTTTGGGCGTTTTGTCCAAGTAA